The sequence TGTGGTTCCTGTGTCTGGGTTCCTCATGTGGTTTCTCAAGTGGTTCCTGTGTCTGGGTTCCTCATGTGGTTCCTGTGTCTGGGTTCCTCATGTGGTTCCTGTGTCTGGGTTCCTCAGTGTGTCTCTTTGCTCTGCTGTTCGGGGTGGTCTGGTCCATCACTGGTCAGGAGTGTCTACCTGGAGGGAACCTCTTCGGCCTCGTCATCCTCTTCATCTGCTCCGTCCTCGGAGGGAAGCTGGTCGGACTGATCCAACTGCCCACGCTGCCCCCCTTCCCTCCACTACTTGGTACGACCCGAGTACTACCAGAATAACGTAGTATAATCTGATCCAGACTAACCTGtactaatctaatctaatctaatctaatctaattttacgtgtgtgattttatgtgtgtgattttatgtgtgtgattttatgaGCAATGTGGCTCTATATGGTGGGGgcttatttactgtatttttatgtcttatttactttttcttttactgtaaagcactttgtgattttttttatctgtgaaaggtcctatataaataaacttgatttACTTACTAGTATCTAGTATCTAGTATGTAGTATCTAATCTCTGAAACAGGCATGCTGCTGGCTGGCCTCATCTTGCGGAATGTTCCCTACATCAAGTGTGTAGTATCTAGTATCTAGTACCTGGTATCTAGTATCTTAAACAGGCATGCTGCTGGCTGGCCTCGTCTTGTCGAATGTTCCTTACATCTAGTATCTAGTATGTGGTACCTGGTGTGTAGTACCTAGTATCTAGTACCTAGTACCTAGTATCTAGTCCCTGGTACCTAGTATCTTAAACAGGCATGCTGCTGGCCGGCCTGGTGCTGAGGAACGTTCCCTACATCACGGACGCCGTCTTCATCGACACTCACTggtctgcagctctgaggaacatCGCGCTGTCCATCATCCTGACCAGAGCCGGGCTGGGCCTCGACCCCTCGGTACGCACCGCACGCGCTCAGTAGCCCCTGCTGACCTCACAGCGCTCTAACCAATGacgttgtgtgtctgttcagGCGCTGCGGCGGCTGAAGGCCGTGTGCGTTCGCCTCGCCATCGGTCCCTGTGTGGTGGAAGCCTGCTGTGTAGCCGTGGTGTCTCACCTGCTGCTGGGGCTGCCCTGGACCTGGGGCTTCATCCTGGGgtaacacaactacacaacaaccCAACAACAATacacaaccacaactgctgctgGGGCTGCCCTGGACCTGGGGCTTCATCCTGGGGTAACacaactacagacacacaacaacagacacacaaacagacacacaacagcagacacacaacaacagatCCACAACAACAGacatacaacacacaacaacagacacacaacaacagacacagacagacctgTACCATGCTACATGCTAGCTACAGCTAGCTGTGTATTGAAGgtgtttccatgttctcctgcaGCTTCGTTCTAGCTGCAGTGTCTCCAGCCGTCGTGGTTCCGTCCATGCTGCTCCTGCAGAGGGAAGGATTCGGAGTGGAGAAGGTAAATCATCACCATGTTCCACTAACAAATGCTGGTTCTGTTCTCTGCCACCGGGGGGCGCACTCTATGTGTGGGTTCACAGATAGAGTGCACCCCCCGGGGCGATTCCATCATCTAAATGATGATGGAATCGCCCAACAAATCAGGAGAACCTTCcgaaaatatcaacaaaaacgGCTCCTAGACCCTCGTAATGATCACGAAGACCTCTACAAAGACCTCCTATAGCACCCTCTGAGACAAAAACTTCCTAAAGAACCTCTAGAACCATCCTAAAGACCTGTAGAACCTCCCCAATGACAACACAATCATCCCACTGACCTCCAGAACCAAATGAAATATCTGGTAAACTTCAGTTAGCCACCAGTAGAACCACCTAAAAGATCTTTAGATCCTCCTTGTCCAGGAATGTCAGGACCACTGGACAATCTCAACTCATCCAAGACCCTCCTAAAGGACCATAAAACCAGTTCTAATGATGGGTTCTCCTGTTCTCTAACACTTGTGCTGTGGTGTTGTGTCCAGGGAATCCCCACCCTGCTGATGGCTGCTGGAAGCTTCGATGATATTCTGGCTATAACGGGGTTCTCCACCTGTCTGGGCATCGCCTTCTCCACAGGTCTCACAGAACCTTCTGTCCTGTTCTGCTTGACTCCATCCTGCCTGTTCTGCATGCTGTGGTGGTTCTTGTCCTGCAGGTTCTACCTGGATGAACATACTGAAGGGTCtgctggaggtggtgggaggCGTGATAGCTGGACTGATCCTGGGCCTGTTCCTGGTCTGGTTCCCCAGCAGAGACCAGGTCTGACTcgctggaaaaaatgctcctctcaaaacaagaaaaaaaagttatttcaaggaacttttaccttgaaataagtgaaaaaatctgccaagtgaaaaatgtcttggtgagatttcttgaaatcagatatgatatttagaatattgagatcttaaaattagctgggaaaactgattttaagctctattttaccaggattgtcaagctttgGTGTCTTataataagccagacatgctaaaaaaatagcagtttttcactcaaaaatagatttttgctttcatgcaacctcctaatttgagatgtcttaaccctcctgaggtcttcatttacaggcaccaaaaaatattgtttccttgtctgaaaaaaatccaaaaaatcagcaaaaaaattctccaaatttcagaaaatttgcaaaaccttcaggaagaaaatttcaacaattccttaaaagtttcccttaaaagtttatttttaaaaaaaaaaaaaacccaaatttggcaagaaaattcttgtaaataattttattttccaaaaaaatcctaaaaatatctaaagtgattccatatatatcagtattttatctcaaatcaagtgggatgagacatttggactgaaaataagacaaatagacttggtaggatttagagtttttgcagtgcatggtccttcattccatctgctataagactttacaacatcagcatcactggctgatgttaacataaactggactatatcattaccaccccaaaccataaaatttgcacagacattcttgcactgcacatctttgcacttttaaactttattttttattttttctgttaagccactttatcctcatctctcacccttgtatatattgtaaatattattactattgttctattattattttattcttatcactatgtctactgttacataagctgctgtaacaatgtaaatttcccctggcgtggggagaaataaagaactttatctttatctttatcttatgtTCCAGTTCTATCAGTCCCGTATCAGAATGTGTTTCTGAAGGCCGTCTGTCTTCTGCAGGAGGACCTGGTGCTGAGGAGAACCCTCATGCTGTTGGGTCTGTCCATATTTTCAGTCTTCTTCAGTCATGTAATTGGTTTTGCTGGAGCCGGTGGTCTCTGCACGCTGGTTTTGTCCTTCCTGGCTGCTCTCGGCTGGAAGACCGACAAGGTAGAgctcctcagagtgtctgaaacCTGGATCCAGCCACGTCCACACCATCAGAGCTTCTTCTCACCGCTAAACGGGACTTAGATCCAGGTGTTTCTGACTTTCTGTGCAGGCCCCGGTGGCAGCCATGGTGGGTCGGTCCTGGGATGTCTTCCAGCCTCTCCTGTTTGGTCTGATTGGAGCTGAGATCACCATAGCAACCCTGAGCCCGAGCACCGTGGGTAAGAACCGTCCTCTGTGACTCTTCTGTAACTCAGCAGCTCTCGTACCCACTCTGGTGTCTCTGCTCAGGTCTGGGCATGGCCTGCATCCTCATCGGTCTGGTGGTCCGTCTGCTGGTCACCTTCCTGCTGGTCCACTATGGAGGGTTCAACCTGAAGGAGAAGTTCTTCATCTCTGTGGCGTGGCTCCCTAAAGCCACTGTACAGGTCTGTGAGACTGCTACAAAAATATCCACCTAAAGAACCTCTAAAACCTTCAGAATCACCTCCATCAGGACCAGAACTTTCTAGAGACTAAAGAAATCACGCTTATAAAGGACCTTTAGATCACTGACCGCAAGAACCAGGACAAACAAAATCTAGAAGGTCTTCAGAAGCTGTAGGCACTCCAATTCATCCCTCGAACCTCCTCAGTTAATCCTTAATTAGTATAAAGAACCTCTAGAGCTTTAAAGAAACTTCGTAAACAACCATTAGAACCCTTAATACCCCTCAAATGCCAACAGTGACCACCAGAGCTACTAAAGTGACTGAGAAGCCTAGATATAACAACTAGATGATGACTAGAACCACCACACAGACTATCATGATTAGAACTCCTTAAACCACCTCTAGAACCTTTTAAATTACGCCTAAAATCTCCTGAGTGATGCTAAAACTTCAGTTCTGACAATAACTATCCAAAGGCCCTCAAGAACCTTCTGAACTACAGGGCCTATGAAGTACCAGGATGACCCCTAAAACCTCATGTGAACCTTTTAATGCTGAACTAGAACCACCAAAAAAAACCACTACATGCATTAGAACCCGCCAATAACCCCTAGAACCTTCCAGTAACCCCTAGAACCCTCCAATAACCCCTAGAACCTTCCAGTAACCCCTAGAACCTTCCAATAACTCCTAGAACCTTCCAATAACCCCGAGAACCTTCCAATAACCCCTAGAACCTTCCAGTAACCCCAGAACCCTCCAATAACCCGTAGAACCTTCCAATAACCCCTAGAACCTTCCAGTAACCCCTAGAACCCTCCAGTAACCCCTAGAACCTTCCAGTAACCCCTAGAACCCTCCAGTAACCCCTACAACCCTCCAGAAACCCCTAGAACCTTCCACTAACCCCTAGAGCCTTCCACTAACCCCTAGAACCCTCCAATAACCCCTAGAACCTTCCAGTTACCTCTAGAATGTCTCTGTGACTGCTGGGTACC comes from Amphiprion ocellaris isolate individual 3 ecotype Okinawa chromosome 23, ASM2253959v1, whole genome shotgun sequence and encodes:
- the LOC129348065 gene encoding sodium/hydrogen exchanger 9B2-like, whose amino-acid sequence is MAAPEPSSCCPSCVSLKERCPHPKGLLNLLITKLCLFALLFGVVWSITGQECLPGGNLFGLVILFICSVLGGKLVGLIQLPTLPPFPPLLGMLLAGLVLRNVPYITDAVFIDTHWSAALRNIALSIILTRAGLGLDPSALRRLKAVCVRLAIGPCVVEACCVAVVSHLLLGLPWTWGFILGFVLAAVSPAVVVPSMLLLQREGFGVEKGIPTLLMAAGSFDDILAITGFSTCLGIAFSTGSTWMNILKGLLEVVGGVIAGLILGLFLVWFPSRDQEDLVLRRTLMLLGLSIFSVFFSHVIGFAGAGGLCTLVLSFLAALGWKTDKAPVAAMVGRSWDVFQPLLFGLIGAEITIATLSPSTVGLGMACILIGLVVRLLVTFLLVHYGGFNLKEKFFISVAWLPKATVQAAIGSKALDMAREEGDEALMKFSLDVLTLAVLAILTTAPIGALGIGLAGPRLLARQVKGEEVDNEASAPCHNNTVQEKDSVTLESKL